The following are encoded together in the Peromyscus leucopus breed LL Stock chromosome 1, UCI_PerLeu_2.1, whole genome shotgun sequence genome:
- the LOC114706853 gene encoding bromodomain and WD repeat-containing protein 1-like, translated as MAEPPPARRPVPLIESELYFLIARYLSAGRCRRAAQVLVQELEQYQLLPKRLDWEGNEHNRSYEELVLSNQHVTPDHLLQICQIPPSISRVTSLLGAGRQSLLRTAKGTLI; from the coding sequence ATGGCGGAGCCTCCGCCAGCCCGACGTCCTGTGCCTCTCATCGAGTCGGAGCTGTACTTCCTCATCGCCCGCTACCTCTCGGCTGGCCGGTGTCGCCGAGCAGCGCAGGTGCTGGTGCAGGAGCTGGAGCAGTACCAGCTGTTGCCAAAGAGGCTGGATTGGGAGGGCAACGAGCACAACAGGAGTTACGAGGAATTGGTCTTGTCCAATCAGCATGTGACTCCTGACCACCTGTTACAAATCTGCCAAATCCCACCCAGTATTTCAAGAGTCACTTCTTTGCTTGGTGCAGGAAGGCAGTCTTTGCTACGTACAGCAAAAGGTACCTTAATTTGA